In Catalinimonas alkaloidigena, a single genomic region encodes these proteins:
- the meaB gene encoding methylmalonyl Co-A mutase-associated GTPase MeaB, protein MRKRFPAEVYVEGIRRGDRLVLSRAITLVESRLPADAALAQEVLSALLPCTGKSLRVGVTGVPGVGKSTFLEVLGHHLTERGHRLAILTIDPSSRRSGGSILGDKTRMETLANNPHAYIRPSPTGDSLGGVSRKTREVMLLCEAAGFDLIVVETVGVGQSETAVRELVDCFLLLLLAGAGDELQGVKRGIMEMADVLTVTKADGPNQDAAQLARLELQHALHLFPLPASGWTPTVTVCSALEERGITDVWAQVEAFAQHTQQNGWFARNRREQNRYWLHETLRQTLLDRFYQHPHIRALLPDLENAVAEGHTAVPEAAKKLLEGYGNT, encoded by the coding sequence ATGCGCAAACGCTTCCCAGCCGAGGTTTATGTAGAAGGCATCCGCCGGGGCGACCGGCTGGTGCTGAGCCGTGCCATTACGCTGGTAGAGAGCCGTTTGCCGGCCGATGCGGCCCTGGCCCAGGAGGTACTGTCGGCGCTGTTGCCCTGCACCGGAAAGTCGCTGCGGGTAGGCGTCACGGGGGTACCGGGCGTGGGTAAAAGTACGTTTCTGGAAGTCCTGGGACACCACTTGACCGAACGCGGTCACCGCCTGGCGATCCTGACAATCGACCCGTCGAGTCGCCGCAGCGGAGGGAGCATTCTGGGCGACAAAACCCGCATGGAGACGCTGGCCAACAACCCGCATGCCTACATCCGCCCCAGCCCCACGGGCGACTCGCTCGGTGGTGTGTCCCGAAAAACACGCGAGGTAATGCTGCTCTGCGAAGCGGCGGGCTTCGACCTGATCGTCGTGGAGACGGTGGGCGTGGGTCAGTCGGAGACGGCGGTGCGCGAGCTGGTCGATTGCTTTCTCTTGCTGCTGCTGGCCGGGGCGGGCGACGAACTGCAAGGCGTCAAGCGGGGCATCATGGAGATGGCCGACGTGCTGACCGTCACGAAAGCCGACGGCCCCAACCAGGACGCCGCGCAACTGGCCCGCCTCGAACTGCAACACGCGCTGCACTTATTTCCGCTGCCCGCATCCGGCTGGACGCCGACAGTAACGGTCTGCTCCGCCCTGGAAGAACGCGGCATCACCGACGTCTGGGCACAAGTAGAAGCGTTCGCTCAACACACCCAGCAAAACGGCTGGTTTGCTCGCAACCGCCGCGAACAGAACCGCTACTGGCTTCATGAAACCCTCCGGCAAACCCTCCTCGACCGGTTCTACCAGCATCCGCACATCCGTGCCCTCCTCCCCGACCTGGAAAACGCCGTCGCCGAAGGCCACACCGCCGTCCCGGAAGCCGCTAAAAAATTATTGGAAGGGTATGGGAACACTTAA